The sequence CCTATTAATACAAATCATTTTATCTGTAATTTGTGTGTTGTGGTTTTCGAAATGGACAAGGCATCTGCTGAGCCCCTACCTTGCAGACTGAACAAGGTCCTCTACAGCCATCAAGAGATTAGACACAAATGGGTGCTCGGCTCCTGAGCCCCTTCCCACTGTTGTTCTGCTGCAGAGAAAGAGTTTATTTATATCTCCAAAGCATCTTTTCATTATAAGGATAACCACTCAATGAACCATAGCAATAGCAGGGGCCAAGGGCCCTCCCTATCCCTCATGTCAACAATCTTAATTCTGGAAACGAGATTAAAGTAATCCAAGTTTAAAGGCCACAATCAGTAGTAGGTATGCGTCTAATAAACTAAAGGAAGCATACAAAAGTAAATTAACTGATTGCGGCAATGCATGCCAGAGTAGACTTGTATAGTACTCAGCCTACATCCATTTAGCTACTTTCAGCTACTGGCCTGAAATTCTGAACATCATTTTAGTTATGATTTACATGCTTATCTGTTGTTTGGACTTAACCCACCCAATTTGAATAGCTTTGTTTCGCAGTCCTTTTATACATATGTGCATTTCCGTCCCCATATATTTTCACTAACTGCAGGTAAAAGTAGGACTGGTTGTTGTAGTGAAATGCTTTATAATGATCCTCTCCACTTGACTCTGAACGGGTTTAGTAAGTCACACATTTAACGGAGGcttttcttgttgttgtttttccaGTTGTTTTTCCTGGTTCAGCCCTATACACCAGGCCCTGCTGAAAATACCACCCAACAGTTTTGTCTTCTGCAGCTTATCCTGTTTCTCAAGtgtctttattttatttattttttccagaAAAGATTGAACCTGTTTGATTTGAAATGATCTTAATTTTAGATTGCACCCCCATGGACCATCTCATAagatttttgtttttatttcactattgtatgttttttttcttcttcagcaTTGGGCACATAGTTAACCTTTTCTGTTTGGGCTTTTGCTGGCATTTTCCCTTTTTTGTCAGAGCCTACTCAATACTCTGGCAGGTAGCTTCGAGGTTAGAGTTTGGGCCAGTTCGAATACCAGAGCCGAGAAGGTGAAGAAAGAAAGTGTTGctttgcccttgagcaaggcacttaatcgtAATTGCTCCAGGGGTGCTGTACAATTGCGACCCtgaccgtgaccccactctctgcaGGTCCTCGGGGAATTGGGATATTTAGaaaaataaacacatttcaaTTACACACTTGTGAGTAACATGATCAAATATAAACAACCCCcaaattattatatattattctTTCTGCAAGTTAAATTTTACAACACTTTACATGAGTGGTATCCTACGAAGCGCGTTTGAGGAGTTGTCAAAGTAACTTTGGTCAACTCAGGATAACGAGTCATACGAAAGTGGCTCGCCttttagccaggtacatttcTATGGCAACAGATCCTAACCAGCTCCAGGGCAGGCTAACTCCACTTACCCTGAATGAAATGACTGGGCAACGAGTTGAGGACCAATTCAATCAGATTCCCACCCTCTTGCAAAGATTGCATCATCCGCTTCATTTGAGGAAGACAATTGTTTCAGTATTTTGTTAAGGAAATGTTTTTGTGTTAAAAATAGTCACATTTTAACatatcacattacacatttagtaatgacaggatgcatttaaaaaaaaacgttcAGTGTTTGCTTAGCCATGTGCGACATAAACACGCAGATATAGGCCTGCTAGAGTTGGAGGCAGGCGGACGGGCAATATCCACCGTTGTAGTATGGATGAAGCCGGAGGTGAAATGTGAAACTAATGCTGGTTAGCTGTAGAAAACcctgagtagatctagcttgcttCTTGGTATACCCCCCTGGTGAATATATTAGCCAATCAACAGTGCTGTAGGCTCTTTGGAAGGAAGAAAAGCCACCAGCAAAAGCCCAGAAAACAGAATTTGGTTGAGcctttttctgtttgttttgtaatGGTAAGTGTTTTTAGGCAAAAGTAGTTACCTTTTCCCTGaacttttttgtgtgtgtcttGATGTTTTTGTGTGCTTTGTAGCGAAGCAGCCGTCACGAGTCGCTTGTTCATAAAACATCTAATGACACTTGAGAGCACATCCCACTGGACAACCGGCTGTGCTTGCTTACGTTTGGTTCATGACTTAAAAAAACAAGTACAGGTGATACAATCTTGGCAGTGTTGACCATAGTGTGTATTGTGACTTTATTCTCGTAGTAGTATTCTGAAATCATACTTAGCAAATCAGTTACCAACATTTTCCGCCAACACAAAATGGAATGTATGTCTtactacatacagtgccttgcgaaagtattcggcccccttgaactttgcgaccttttgccacatttcaggcttcaaacataaagatataaaactgtatttttttgtgaagaatcaacaacaggtgggacacaatcatgaagtggaacgacatttattggatatttcaaacttttttaacaaaattgggcgtgcaaaattattcagcccctttactttcagtgcagcaaactctccagaagttcagtgaggatctctgaatgatccaatgttgacctaaatgactaatgatgataaatacaatccacctgtgtgtaatcaagtctccatataaatgcacctgcactgtgatagtctcagaggtccgttaaaagtgcagagagcatcatgaagaacaaggaacacaccaggcaggtccgagatactgttgtgaagaagtttaaagccggatttggatacaaaaagatttcccaagctttaaacatccaaaggagcactgtgcaagcgataatattgaaatggaaggagtatcagaccactgcaaatctaccaagacctggccgtccctctaaactttcagctcatacaaggagaagactgatcagagatgcagccaagaggcccatgatcactctggatgaactgcagagatctacagctgaggtgggcgactctgtccataggacaacaatcagtcgtatattgcacaaatctggcctttatggaagagtggcaagaagaaagccatttcttaaagatatccataaaaagtgttgtttaaagtttgccacaagccaccttgggagacacaccaaacatgtggaagaaggtgctctggtcagatgaaaccaaaatggaactttttggcaacaatgcaaaacgttatgtttggcgtaaaagcaacacagcacatcaccctgaacacaccatccccactgtcaaacgtggtggcagcatcatggtttgggcctgcttttcttcagcagggacagggaagatggttaaaattgatgggaagatggatggagccaaatacaggaccattctggaagaaaacctgatggagtctgcaaaagacctgagactgggacggagatttgtcttccaacaagacaatgatccaaaacataaagcaaaatctacaatggaatggttcaaaaataaacatatccaggtgttagaatggccaagtcaaagtccagacctgaatccaatcgagaatctgtggaaagaactgaaaactgctgttcacaaatgctctccatccaacctcactgagctcgagctgttttgcaaggaggaatgggaaaaaaaattcagtctctcgatgtgcaaaactgatagacataccccaagcgacttacagctgtaatcgcagcaaaaggtggcgctacaaagtattaacttaagggggctgaataattttgcacgcccaatttttcagtttttgatttgttaaaaaagtttgaaatatccaataaatgtcgttccacttcatgattgtgtcccacttgatgttgattcttcacaaaaaaatacagttttatatctttatgtttgaagcctgaaatgtggcaaaaggtcgcaaagttcaagggggccgaatactttcgcaaggcactgtatctattgTGGTAAGACTAGTTAGGTTGACGTGGTTTGTTTGAGTGTGGGGGTTGTTTGCAAAGACCTGTTCTGATTCTGTGGTGTTTTTCTCTAGGAGTGATTCCTGATGAGTCTAAAGCTCTGTCACTGCTGGCACCAGCGAACGCCGTGGCAGGATGCATGCCGGGAGGAGGCCTTCTCCCCACTCCGAATCCTTTGGCGTCCGTAAGTGTTATCTATTGGTGTCGAAATGAGACCTATCAACTGTGTAACCAAAGGCCCCAttttgacaacaaaaaaaagtaGCTGGAAGGAAGATTTGTCTGACTTGTGTCCCTTGTCCTTGCAGATGGGAGGCGTACCTCTTTCAGCTCTCGGAAATCCGAACATGGATCACATGGCTGCCATGGGCATGTCTGGCAACATCAACCCCCAGGTTGGACATGGCTACTTTCTATTTCACAACTCTGTACTTTAAAGCAGGTGTAGGTTATAGTTAAAATCTGTATGTAACATAATAAAAAATCCCTGTCtcaatctgtcagtttaagctagacaTGTCtgttttttgcatgggctgcgtctcaatccccCGCATCCGACTATGGCGGCCTTTCCGCATCTGGTGGAAAGTGGCCGAGCTACAGTGGtctttgtcagaccatgagacaaaaatcggtcttctcacaaagcTTCCGAACTGTTTGGTCTACCAACAAATAATTTTCCCACTCTATGGAATGACTACGAACACGATGGTGTTTTGCTCTACGACTGAAGTCGGTAACGgtgatgtgccaacttctgtctgtagcatccAAATTGTTTGGGCTACAAATGACCCCAttgtggaaaggggagactcatgAACACAATTGTGTTCTCCATTTTGCGCTAagcccccacaagtgtcacaggacCTGGCTAATACAAATGAATGGAAGCATGTAGGTAGTTTTGTGGCAACAAAAATAAGGTGTTAAACGTgtccaaaaaacaaaaaaacatttcctgagctttcttatctcctagatataggacagacacttcaaaactaTATTCCTTATGATTTATTTTGTGATTATTTTTTTGCCATTACTGAATGTTATTCAAATGCGTTTCTATgagctatagtagtaaaggcagttaatttttttattatataaaaaaaaaaaatcaaacatGGTCTGACCATCTTCAAACAATtgcatatgttagcttagtagaaccccccccccccccctataaaTGTATATAGCTATGCATTTTCATGTTCCCTATTTCAGGCCCTCTCTGCTGACTTTCTGAAGCTTATGCAGTCCATGGATCCTACTAAGTAAGTATCACCTCCAATTCTGGCCGGTCTATAAAGAATATCTTAACTATTATTGTGTATGTGGAAAAGTCATCTGGAATTTTTCTGAGTGACTAACTGGGGTTTGACCATTGCAGGATGAATCCAATGGCTGCTGGTATGATGATTAATCCTGGTATGAAGAATGACTCCAACAAGGAGATGGAGGAGGCCATGAAGAGGGTCAGAGAGGCCCAGTCATTCATCTCTGCCGCCATCGAGCCTGGAAGTGAGTTATCACTAATTTAGACCACATATTTGCAGTATTACACTTTGTATTTTGACTGAATTACTCATTCCTCTCTTCTATGGTGCTCTTCCTCACGTCTTCAGACATTGACGGCTATCATGTTAGTCAGTTCCCACAGATTTGTATTGTTACGTTGGAGTTTCCCGAGCTTTCGTTCTTCCTCTTTGCAGATAAGAAAGACGACAAGCGCAAACATTCCCGCTCCAGGTCCCGGTCGAGGCGGAGGAGGTCCAGGTCTCGTCACAGGTACGCCGCTGATGAGAAACTGCATACCTTCGTTAAATCAGCAGTTTTGGATGTCTCACTTTACATGCATGTTGGAAAACATCAGCAAATCAGTCACGATGCATCTTGAGTGGTTTGAGTGCATGGATTTAGTTGGGACAGCTCTGAGTTctggtaaaaaaattaaaaaactgtCTAATCTCATTGCAGGCGATCAAAGAGCAGGTCTCGACGGAGGTCCCACTCGAGGAGCAGGAGGCGGTCGAAGAGCCCCCGCAGACGGAAGTCCCACTCCAGAGAGAGGGGTAGACGCAGCAAATCCAGGTGGGTGGCCATCTACAGTGTTATATTCACAGCGGGGATCAGGGGAAATGTGGTGCGTGATGTACCTCTTTCAGGATTCCTTCAAGTCATTGTTTGTCTTCATTGTTTTTCCTGCTTGTAGGGATAGGAGGAAAGAAGATAAATCCAAAAAGCGCTCCAAGACGCCGCCTAAGAGCTACAGCAGCACCAGGAGGTCTCGAAGCATTAATCGGTGAGTGGTTTAAATAAAGGAGAAGTCTAGTTAGCTTGACCAAAATGCATTGATCCCGCTTGATGTTCTAGACCTTTCAGGAACCCGAAGACAACCAGTGGAATATAGGGTTAAAGGTTTCCCTCCCATCTTTACTATCTTGTCTTCAACAGGAGACGTAGAAGAAGCCGCAGCGCCTCTAGGTCACCAAAAAAGTCCAGGTCCCCAAAGAGGAAACTGTCCAGGTCCCCTTCCCCTAGAAGGTGAGTGTGGTACAAAAGAGGGTCCTCTTAGTTCAGAACCACACTGGGCTTCACAGTGCAGTAGAAGCCGCAGCGCCTCTAGGTAGGTGTACCTGTCTGTATTTAAACTATAGTTTTTGTTCCCACAGGCACAAGAAGGACAAAAAGAAGGACAAAGAGCGAGAGAAGGACCGTGACAGGGGGAGGAAAGACGTCAGAGATCGGAGCCAAGACGAAAGAGAACGCTCCACTAGTAAGAAGAGCAAAGACAAGGATAAGGACCGAGACCACAAATCTGACAGTGAGAAAGGAGATGTCAAGGTGCGCAACCACTGACTTTCCCACATTAACGGCTCATTCTAATCGTATCTGTTAATAGCTTTTTAGCCatgactaggcttaatctgtacAGCGACACTGACCCTGAATGTTTTCATGTCCCGAGTTTGACCTGTTTCATGTGTCATTTATTCCTTTGTTGCTCAGAATGCTTTGCTCTTGAAAGTGACCAGGGATTACGATGAGGAGGAGCAAGGCTATGACAGTGGAAAAGAGGTAGAGgacgaagaggagaggaagagcgaCTCTGATTCTGCGTCTCCCCCGAAACCCCAGGAGTCTGACGAGAAGCTTGCAGGGGAGAGCGGCAAGAAGTCCAAACAGAACGGAGATGACCACCATGATGAGGAAGACATGGAGATGAGCGACTGAGTACACCCAGGGAAACCCAGCCAGATGATGTCACTGAAAACCGACAGGCTCCATTCCCTACCTTTCTCTTTTTAAAGGCGTCTAGATAACGTGTCTGATCTTTAAAATGAATACTTGTGGGAATCTGGTGGGTTGTAGTCTTATTGGGGAGATGTACAGTTTTTAGAGTTATAGAGACACTTTCCATCTCTAGACTGGTTAGGGGAAATATTGTTCCTGTTTGAAATAGCCCGTTTATTTCTGCCTGTGTCTGGTGAGCATGTGTAGGAAATCAAAATATAAAATGTCAAATTGCTGTACTTTTATGTTGAAGGGCCTGTTGAATGTGAGGGATTTAGAAAGTGATTTCCTTTTTGGGCCTTTATTCATCTTGAACATATAGGAACTGTTTTCTCCTAAACGACTCACTGAACTTATGTATACTTAAACCTTTTACAGGACAGGGGTTGGCCCCTCACCTACTCAGACTGTTAAATTGTTTTTAGCCTGGTACCATTCTGGTTTCGGTGTAGCTTTCTATTCTTTGTTGTAATCTTGACAAATCTCAATCTGTAAAGCACTTAACATTGTTGTAGACATATCCTTCCACCCGTGACGATATACTGTAGATTCAAATCGGTGTTTGGATTATTATGATGGAACACCCTGTACTGTCTACATGTTTTACAAAGGAAAGTCTATAATAAAACGTGGTCAAAATAACTATGGTTTTGTGGTGGGATATGTTTGATAGCCTGCACCATTTTTGAAATGCATGATAAACAAATGGTACACAATATCATTATATGTGGACATTTGAGTAAAAATGTTGTTCATTTGATAATAGTGTTAGGCTTATACAAGGTTTTGTGTACAACTGGCATGTAGATGAGTGAACTTGTTTTACATCAGCTCCTGGCAGCTAAAGCCATGGTAAGGAGTAAAGCAACATTCAGCCCACAACAAAAAAGTGAagaaaacacatttccatttGCAGCACTAACCAGTAGTGGCATGGAAGCATGATGGAAAGGTTTATAACTACCGGAGGGGTCAATAGGACCCTGATCAATGTACAAAGGAAATGAGTCGAGTACAAAGAATTCTGCTATTTCTATTGCTGCTGGTGCAGTATTGATCACACTGCAGCTCAGCAAACCCTCCCTGTTGTACCCAGCAGAACCAAATGAGCACCATTTCAGAGAAGTCCAATTTCATTCCTGAAGTAAGGCATAGCTAAGCTTATTGGATTTGACCTTTTCCTTGAACGTAAAGCTTtgtttatacctggtgctaacGTGTaatttgtcctgatcttgtccacattgaTTGCCCACATTTTCAGAAATATGTCTACACGTCATTAAAATGTCTTTAATACCCATCCTTTGTGTCTGCATTATGACCAGAGTTCCAGGTCCCTCCCTATATGCAAATTATTTGACAGCTattctttcaaaataatattGATTTGTTTTAAGACACATATTGATGCCATAATTCAATGGTGCCACCTGTCAGTGAAGGGATAATGATTTAAATGGTTTCACTGTCCAGAACTGTCTACACTTGTAAGATATCCTACCTCCGGAGTTGGTCAGAAAGAACTGATCACATTGAGTCTTTTAATTGTTTACACTGTctgaaaatgtgggcacaatcagaatgtgaacAAAATCAGGACAAGGATGGATGTTGGAACCAGGTAGCAATCGGGACTCAACTGAAACTGTTCTGAAGATGGAAACTCTGCTGAATAACCCAGTCCTTGTAAAACCCAAGGATGTAAGACCCCACAGTGCTTTGTACACTTGGCTCATACATAGGTCTGCAGGGGAGAAGCCAACAAAGAGTTGACATAAGTGTGACAATGAAGACAAAAAAAAAAGGAGAATTGGAGACTTTTACCGGCACAATATTATATGTACAAAAATATCCATTGCCACCATGATACAAACCAATTACCTCTTTGGGTGAACTCACATCAACTAGGCTTGGCATCAAACTTCAGAAACCCTTCTTGACATAGAAGACATCTACACCCATATTAACACAAAGAAagtgaaaaaaaaacacacaaaataaaacaaacataAAAGCACCTTGCGCAAAGGAAAAGGCCTGGTTTTTGCTAGCTTTAAAAATAGCATTTAGGGCTCGATTCAATCCACACCGCTGAAGTTGAACTCTATAGCgtgattgaaatgtaaaggtcattttgcgattgagccgacatatgcagtgtttaccgtGAACACAGTCTCTGCTAACGCGGGCACGTTAACTTTACACTTATATCGCGAGGTGACTTGGAACGTAATCGAGCCCTTTACGTTGTACTTAAATCGTACCTAATCATCTACAGACAACTTTCACTCCTGGTTCATTTCCATTAACTGAATTGTACAGTTTGTTacataagtaaaaaaaaaaaaaaggtagaaTATGAAAACAATTCTTATATGTAATACTTATAATGCCACACTTTGCTGCCAGTCAAATAGGGTAAGACAACTTGGCTCGGGTACAATTACATTTCTTAGCATGTCTATCATTGCTTTCAGGTAGAGTACCACAGAGTTGAGTAATCGACTGGCGCAGTAGGTCCTCCCCTCTGCTGCCAAGGCCAAGTCAGCCCAGTACTGACTGGCTGTAGTGCATCTAACCAGTGCCCAACGTTGAGTGCAGCTACTCCAAACAAAACGCTGGATAGTAGCTACATCTTTTCACGTCCATttaaaacattacacatacaattTCCTTTTCTTGTCTTCTTCTCCTATGACAACTTGATGAAACATCAATGCCCTTTCATAGGTGACCCCTTTCTGGTGTCCACCCAacggggttaaaggtcagggaaGCGGCTGGGGTCCTCGTTGTACTCATTGGGGATGGTGAAGATGGACTCCTCAAACTCGTCGTAGCGCAACTCTTGAAATGTCACCGTGGCCGTAATGGTTGGAAAGACGGGGATATCTTTGTGGAGAGACGATAAAATGTAAACGTGTTATAACATCAGGGAATATCGCTGGTCAGCCAGTCAGCAGGCGTCCAACTGGATCTCTTATATTTTAGAATATGTTTCCCACTAAGCAGTATACTATGCATAGTACTTACCCAGTTTGACAGGGAAACCAGGAGGGAGTTTCATTTGAACAAACTCTCTGAGTTTATTAAAGTGCTTGAAGGGTGCTATCACCTCCAGGACGTTTAATAACCtgaaaataaacaacaaaaatgaacagtctTTCGTTCTCACTCAATGAAGAATGGATTGCATGCATCACTTCATGCCAGAGAGTACAGCAGGTTACAGTCACTAGCACATTCAATTAGCGATGGGGATAATCGCGAGAAAACGAGGCCTCTGCACACCACAAAAGTGAGGGTTAACATTTTTGTTGTTGGTGTGATTACTGATCAATTCATTTATACATTTATAATTAGCAGGTGTTGTTTGTTTTAACAaaccttttttatttttgtacTTATGTCTTGTATATTGTTTCCGTTGTGGTGTGGTTTTCATGGCTTCCAACCACACCTGCACACCGTTTTTCTTTAGTATTAATTTGTTTTTTATCTGTATTGTTGTCTATCGTGTGTTTTCTTTGgtgcaaataaataaatgcacCGTGCCCACCAACCTCTTAAGCCCATTCATTCACACAAACGACATCTCAGATTTCAATACATTACGAAGAAGAAAGAAAATACATTATTAAAATATATCCCGCCTGGCAACTACTTGTGTCAGTCTAGACTTCCATGTTCATCCGGGCGTAATAGAAGAGGATGCTTACGATTCAATGCTCAGAGGGAAGTCTTGACTCATGGCTACGGTAGCTTTGAAGTTCTTCTTGCTCTCTTTGCATACCAGGTCTCTTCCTAGATGAGGCGCTctgaaggaggggaagagggagaatgCCCAGTCACAAAATGAAGTGAAATTACTTTTTTGACGGAAAAGAAAGGAAA is a genomic window of Oncorhynchus nerka isolate Pitt River linkage group LG24, Oner_Uvic_2.0, whole genome shotgun sequence containing:
- the LOC115108210 gene encoding serine/arginine-rich splicing factor 11-like isoform X2 is translated as MQRSFIALSSQFESSLPVTSRVCFVKFLEPESVGVSQHLTNTVFVDRALIVVPFAEGVIPDESKALSLLAPANAVAGCMPGGGLLPTPNPLASMGGVPLSALGNPNMDHMAAMGMSGNINPQALSADFLKLMQSMDPTKMNPMAAGMMINPGMKNDSNKEMEEAMKRVREAQSFISAAIEPGNKKDDKRKHSRSRSRSRRRRSRSRHRRSKSRSRRRSHSRSRRRSKSPRRRKSHSRERGRRSKSRDRRKEDKSKKRSKTPPKSYSSTRRSRSINRRRRRSRSASRSPKKSRSPKRKLSRSPSPRRHKKDKKKDKEREKDRDRGRKDVRDRSQDERERSTSKKSKDKDKDRDHKSDSEKGDVKNALLLKVTRDYDEEEQGYDSGKEVEDEEERKSDSDSASPPKPQESDEKLAGESGKKSKQNGDDHHDEEDMEMSD
- the LOC115108210 gene encoding serine/arginine-rich splicing factor 11-like isoform X1 — its product is MTNVIQVTNVSPSTTSEQMRTLFGFLGNIEELKLFPPDESSLPVTSRVCFVKFLEPESVGVSQHLTNTVFVDRALIVVPFAEGVIPDESKALSLLAPANAVAGCMPGGGLLPTPNPLASMGGVPLSALGNPNMDHMAAMGMSGNINPQALSADFLKLMQSMDPTKMNPMAAGMMINPGMKNDSNKEMEEAMKRVREAQSFISAAIEPGNKKDDKRKHSRSRSRSRRRRSRSRHRRSKSRSRRRSHSRSRRRSKSPRRRKSHSRERGRRSKSRDRRKEDKSKKRSKTPPKSYSSTRRSRSINRRRRRSRSASRSPKKSRSPKRKLSRSPSPRRHKKDKKKDKEREKDRDRGRKDVRDRSQDERERSTSKKSKDKDKDRDHKSDSEKGDVKNALLLKVTRDYDEEEQGYDSGKEVEDEEERKSDSDSASPPKPQESDEKLAGESGKKSKQNGDDHHDEEDMEMSD